The Streptomyces pratensis genomic interval TCGGCGTCCAGGCGCCGCCACACCTCGGCGGGGTCGATGTCGATGAGGCCGGCGAGCTGTTCGTCGACCACCTGGTGCTCCTCCCGGACCGCTCTCACCAGGTGCCGCATCAACAGTGTCTCGTCGTCCGCGATCTTTTCGTCCGCCATCACGACGAGCCACGCGATCCACAGCATCAGCTGCGGGTGACGGCTCCCCCTGCTCAGCCCTTCGGCGAGTTCGATCACCCGCGCCTCGTTCCGGAAGACGGCTTGCGCGTGCCGCCCCGCGAGCAGCGTCGTGTAGCGGTTCAGCACCACCGCGAGGGGAACGCCGACCAAGGGGATACCGATCTTGATGACGTTGCGCTGCAGGAGGTACTTCCCGACGACGGGGAGCCCCTTCGCGGCGGTCAGTACCCCTCCGGAGTAGAAGCGCTTGATCACCGGCCGCACCATGGCGGGAACCGCTTTGACCACGCTCTTCTGGACCGCCTCCCCGCTCTTGATCGTGAAGGCCACCCGGATGAGCTTCCACATGTCCTCGGGATCGGACAGGTCGAGCGGGACCCGGTAGAGGACTGCGATGTCGTAGGCCAGGCGGAGCTGGAGCCGGGTGACGAACGCGACATCGACCATCATGGACGCGACGGCGGCGGGGACGGTCGCCGCCGAGGCACCACCGAGGCTGCCGAGGGTGGCGGCGACGGCCGCCGTGTAGGCACCGGCGGAGAGCCCGCCTTCGAGCGCGGCGTACCGGGCCGCCATCTTGATCCGCAGGCCGACGATGCCGTCCGCGGGCACGCCCTCGTACCGCTCCTGGAAGTACTTCCAGTCGACCTTTTCGGTGTAGGAACTCAGGGCCTGGGCGCTCAGTTGGGTGAACCAGCCGCCCGACTTGATGTCGTCCGGGCTCAGCCCCTTGATGAACTCCCGCAGCTCGGCCCTCTCACGCTCGACGGCCTTCCGGTCGATGTCGCCGTCGCCGTCGGCGCCTTCGGCGTCAGCGGCGTCAGCGGCGGCGTCGATCGGAGCTTCGGTCACGGGTCGCCCCGCGGGCTCCTCCTGACTGCTCGCCTCCCCGGAGCTCGCCGGGGCCGGGGACCCGGGCTCCGGTGCCCGAGGTGACGGCACCGCCGCCGGGGGCGCGGCCGGCGGGCCGGTGTGGGACGTGGCGTCCCCGTCGGGGCCCCGGTCCGCAACTCCCTCCTCCCCCGCGTCGTCATCGCCGTCGACACCGAAGTCCGCCTCCAGCCCGGCCAGGCCGGACGCGTAGCCCTGTCCGACGGCACGGAACTTCCACTCGTCGGCACGCCTGTAGAGCTCTCCGAAGATGAAGGCGCCCACATCGCCCGCCTCCTCGACGGAGAACCGGACGAGACCGGTGCCGGAGCCGTCCGTGAGCGTCAGGTAGAGATCGTTCAGATCCCCGAAGCGGGCTCCGCCGTAACGGCTCGCGGCCACCACGATCTGCTCGACCTCGGGCGGTACCGCGTCGAGATCACAACTGATGCGATCCTCGTAGCCGTCGGCCGTGGGGGCCTTCCCGAGCAGCTGCACACTGCCGTTGCCGACGACCGGGTTGTTGTGGAAGCAGAAGTCGGCGTCGCTGCGTACTTTGCCGTTGCCGCCGAGCAACCACAGGGAGACGTCCGCGTCACCCTCGCCCGCCGGGCTGCTCCACCCCAGGCTCATCGTCACCGAGCCGACGTCGTCACTGAGCGCGGCCAGTCCGACGTTCGCCCCTCTGATCATCTTCTGCATGCGTGCCCCCGATACGCTGCCGGACCAGAGCGCACGTGCGGCAGACCATTGCGTGACGTCGTGTGGTGCGTCACACATTCGCCGGACGCCGGGAACCCTACCGGCCACGTGGGTGCCACGTGGAGAAGTTGTGAAAACATACGCTCACCGCGTGCTCGGCCGGCTGCGGCGGACGTCAGGACGAGTCGCGCACCACCAGCTCCGTGGGCAGCACGATCCGCGGACGCTCCTGGGGACTGTCACCCGACGAACGGTTGGCGATCTCCTGGAGCAGGACTCGGGCCATCGTCCGGCCCATCTCCTCGATCGGCTGGCGCACGCTCGTCAGGGGCGGGTCCATGTGACGGGCCACCGCCGAGTCGTCGAAGCCGATCAGGGCCACGTCGTCCGGAATGCGGCGGCCCGACTCGCGCAGGACCTGGCGGGCGCCCGCCGCCATCACGTCGGAGGCGGCGAAGACCGCGTCCACGTCGGGGCGGCGCTCCAGCAGCTCCCGCATCGCGCGGGCGCCGCCCTCCTCACTGAAGTCGGCGGGCGCGATCAGCCGCTCGTCGGGGTCGAGGCCGGCTGCGGCGACGGCCTTGCGGTAGCCGTCGAGGCGGCGCTGGGCACCGTAGACGTCCAGGCGGCCGGTGATCGTGGCGATGGAGCGACGGCCTCGCGATATGAAGTGGTCGACAGCCGCGCGGGCACCCTCGAAGTTGTCGGAGTCGACGGAGGGAAGCGTCTCCGCCGCGTGCCTGCGGCCGCTGATCACGGCGGGCATGCCGAGCTGCTCCAAGAGGTCAGGCAGGGGGTCGTCGGCGTGGACCGAGACCAGCAGCACCCCGTCGACCCGGTGCGCGGTCAGGTACTGGGCGAGCCGGCGGCGCTCGCGGTCGTTCCCCGCGAGCGTCAGCAGAAGCTGCATCTCGGTGTCGGCGAGGGCCGCCCCCACACCCCTCACGATGTCGGAGAAGTACGGCTCGGCGAAGAACCGGGTCTCGGACTCGGGCACGACGAGGGCGATGGCGTCCGTGCGGTTGCCCGCGAGCGCGCGCGCCGCCCGGTTGGGCACGTACCCCAGCTCGGCGACCGCCGCCTCGACGGCCTCCCGGGTCTGTGCGCTGACCCGGGGCGAGCCGTTGATGACGCGTGAGGCCGTGCCGCGCCCCACCCCGGCCCGCGCCGCCACCTCTTCGAGCGTGGGCCGCCCGCCACTCCGTACTCGCGCTGCCGCCATGGCTGCCTCCCGTTCGCGGTCAATTTCTCACAGCGGGTTGGCCAAACCAAGTCCCACCGTCCGATCCCTTGACACTTGTCCGGACCCATCGGTCCTCTGCAGCGCCACACTCTTGGGAGCGCTCCCAAGCGTACGGGGTCCGGATGTCGAACACGTAAGACGGGCAAGGAAAAACGGGACCCGACGGTGTGCCGGGTCCCGCTTCTCGTGCTGGTCAAGATCAGACGGCGCCGACCGGGGGCAGCGCGTGGCGGCGGATCACGTCCGAGTACCAGTGGGCGCTCGCCTTGGGGATGCGGCGCTGGGAGGCGTAGTCGACGTAGACCGCGCCGAAGCGCTTCGAATAGCCGTAGGCCCACTCGAAGTTGTCCATCAGCGACCAGAGGAAGTACCCCCGGACGTCCGCGCCGTCGGCGACGGCTCGCCGCACCGCGTCGAGGTGCCCGTGCAGGTACGCCACGCGCTCGGGGTCCTCCACCTTGCCCTCGGGCGAGACGTAGTCGTCGAAGGCGGCACCGTTCTCGGTGACCATCAGCGGGAGGCCGGGGTGGTCCCGGGTGACGTCCATGATCAGGTTGTAGAGCCCGTTGGGGTCGATCGCCCAGTCCATCGCGGTGCGCTCCTTCCCCTCGGGGAGGTGGAAGGCGACGTGCTCGGAGCCGGGCCAGGGGGAGTGCTGGCTGGCGCCGTGGGCGTCGCTGCGCGCGTAGCTGGCGCCTTCCACCGGGTTGGAGACCAGGGTCGGCGTGTAGTAGTTGATCCCGAGGGCGTCGACGGGCCGGGAGATGGTGGCGAGGTCGCCGTCCTTGACCAGCTTCGACCAGTCCACCAGGTGCGAGGTGTCGGCGATCAGGTCCTCGGGGTACTCGCCCCGGAGCATCGGGCCGGTGAAGACCCGGTTGCCGACCGCGTCGATGCGTCGGGCGGCGTCCGCGTCGGCCTCGCTGCCGGTGAGCGGACGGACCTGGTGGAGATTGAGGGTGACCGAGGTCTGCGCAGCAGCGGGGAGTTGGGCGCGCAGAACCTCGATCGCCCGGCCATGGGCGAGGTTGAGGTGATGGGCCGCCTGCAGCGCGGCTGCGGGCTCGGTACGGCCGGGGGCGTGCACACCGGAGCCGTAACCGAGGTAGGCCGAGCACCACGGCTCGTTGAGGGTGGTCCACATGCCGACGCGGTCACCGAGGGCGCCGGACACGATGGCGGCGTAGTCGGCGAACCGGTCGGCGGTCACGCGCTCGGGCCAGCCTCCGGCGTCCTCGAGCTCCTGGGGCAGGTCCCAGTGGTAGAGGGTGGCGACCGGCATGATGCCGGCGTCGAGCAGCTCGTCGACGAGCTTGCGGTAGAAGTCCAGACCGCGCTCGACCGCGGGGCCGCGGCCGGTGGGCTGGACCCGGGACCAGGACACCGAGAAGCGGTACGCCTTCAGCCCGAGCTGCTTCATGAGCGCGACGTCGTCGCGGTAGCGGTGGTAGTGGTCGGCGGCGATGTCACCGGTGTCGCCGTTGCGGACCTTGCCGGGGGTACGGCTGAAGGTGTCCCAGATGGACGGCGTGCGGCCGTCCTCGGCGGCGGCGCCCTCGACCTGGTAGGAGGCGGTCGCCGCGCCCCAGATGAAGCCCGTGGGGAACTGTGCCTCGGGCGCCTGCTTCGGGGTGGTGTCGGGTCGTACGGCAGTCATGCGGGAGCGCTCCCATGGGTGGAGGGACAAGGACAGGAAGTGCGGACGCCCCGGCCCCGTACGGCCTGTGGTCAGGTACAGGCCGTACGGGACGGCCGGAGGCCGACCGGGGACGGAACAGCAGCCCGGTACCGGACCGGGAACAGCGGGGCCGGGATCGGACCGGGGAGGAACAGCGGGGCCGGGATCGGACCGGGAGGTACGGCGGGCCGGGGTCAGCCCTTGACTGCGCCGGACATGATTCCCCCGACGATCTGCTTGCCGAAGATCACGAAGACGACGAGCAGGGGCAGCGTACTGATCAGCGCGCCGGCCATGACGATGCTCTGGTCGGGGACGTACGACGCGCTCAGCTGGCCGAGGGCCACCTGGAGGGTCGGGTTCTGCTGGTTCAGTGCGAGGTAGGGCCAGAAGAAGTCGTTCCAGGCCTGGACGAAGGTGAGCATGCCGAGGACCATCATGGCCGGTCGGGCGACCGGAAGCACGATGCTCCACACGATGCGGAGGTTGTTCGCCCCGTCGACCCTGCCCGCCTCGATCAGCTCGTACGGCAGCGCCTCCAGGAGGTACTGGCGCATGAAGAACACACCGAACGCGCTCACCAGGGTCGGGAAGATCACCGACTCCAGCTGACCGCCCCAGCCGATGTCCGACATCATCATGAAGAGCGGCACGACGCTGAGCTGCGGGGGGATCGTCAGCGTGGCGATGACCATCGTCATCAGCGCGCCACGGCCCTTGAAGCGCATCTTCGCGAAGGCGTAGCCGGCCAGCGTGCAGAAGAACAGCGTCGCCAGGGTGATGCTGGACGACACGATCACGGTGTTGACGATGGCCTTGCCGAGGTTGGCCTGTTCCCAGGCCGCCTCGAGGTTGTTGAACAGGTTGCCGCCGGGGATGAGCGGCGGGGTGGTGTCCAGGATCTCGTCCTGGGTGCGGGACGCGGCCACGAGCGTCCAGTACAGCGGGAACAGCGAGCCGAGGCCGACGACCGCGAGTGCGAAGTAGGCGAAGGGGCCCGCGTGGTGCTGGCGGCCGGCGCCGGGCTTGAAGCGGCGGCGGCGCGCGGGCTCGTGACGGACCGGGGCCTTGGAGACGCGGCGGTGTTCCGGCGCGGTCATGGGGCTGGTGGTGGTCATGTGTATCGCTCCCCGTCAGGCCGCGGTCTTGCGCATGAAGCGCCCGACGAGCCAGTTGATCGCGGCAATGAGCAGCAGCAGGACGAGCATGGCCCAGGCGACTGCGGCGGCCGGACCGAGGTGTCCGAGGTTCCAGCCGTAGTTGTAGAGGTAGATGCTGAGCGTCTCGTACTGGTGCTCGGAGCCGCCCTGCGCTCCGATCTGGCCGCCCTCGAGCAGCAGGGGTTCACCGAACAGCTGCATGGACCCGATGGTCGAGATGACGATCGTGAAGAGGATCGTCGGCCGGAGCGCCGGGATCGTCACGTTGCGGAACTGCTGCCAGCGCGATGCGCCGTCGAGCGACGCCGCCTCGTAGAGATCGGACGGGACCGCCTGCATCGCGGCCAGGTAGATCAGGGTGTTGTAGCCCGTCCAGCGCCAGATCACGATGATGGCGATGGCGATGTTGGACGTCCAGTGGCCGTTCGCCCAGTTCGTCTCACCGGCGCCGAAGAAGCCGAGGACCCAGTTCAGCAGGCCGCCGTCGGCACGGAACACCAGGGCGAAGACGAGGGCCGCGGAGGCCACCGAGGTGGCGTACGGCGTCAGGATCACGGTGCGCCAGAAGGTGCTGGCACGCAGCTTGTAGTTCAGCAGGTGGGCGAGGCCCAGCGCCATCATCAGCTGCGGGACGGTCGAGATGACACCGATGACGAAGGTGTTGGTGACCGCGGTCCAGAACTCGTCGTCCTGGAGGATGTTGCTGAAGTTCTCCCAGCCGACCCATTCCATCTGGTCGAGGCCGGTCATCTCCACCCGGTGGAGTGCGATCCAGCCGGTGTAGATCAGCGGGTAGAGCCCGAAGGCCCCGAAGACGAGGAAGAAGGGCGCGATGTAGGCGTACGGCGAGGCCTTGTCGTCGAAGCGCCACAGCCGGCTGCGCCAGGCCTGGCGGCCTGGAGTCATGGGCTTCGGTGCGCGGCGGCCGGGCCGGGATCCGTGTACGCCCCGGGTGGGGGTGGTGGTTGCCACAGGTGGGAGTCCTTCCCTGGGGTGTGCCGACACCGCAGGGGCAGGCCGGACCTCAGGTCAGGTCCGGCGGAGGTGTCGGAGAAGGTGCGCGGTGCCGGTGGGGGAACCGGCACCGGTGCGGGGCGGCCGGGACGCGTGGAAGTCGTCCCGGCCGCCCGCACCGGCGAGGATCAGCCGATCACCTTGTCGATCGCCTCGGTGGCCGCGTCCCACGCGTCCTCCGGGCTGGTGCCACGCTGCTCCATGTTGTTGATCTGAGTGCCGATGGTGTCCTTGATGATGCCGTCCTTCGGGCCGAGCACCGCCGCGGGGATGACCTGAGCCTCTTCGGCGTAGATCTCACCGATCGGGGCGTTGTTGAAGTACTCCAGCTTCGCGGTCTTCACGTCGGGGAGCTCGTAGGCGCCCTTGTTCGACGGGAAGAGGCCGGCGGCCTTGAACACGGCGGCCTGCTGCTCGGGCGCGGTCAGCCACTTTACGAGCTCACCGGCCTCCTTGACGTGCTTGCCCTTCGCGGGCACGGAGAGGAACGAACCGCCCCAGTTGGCCGCGGTCTCACCCGGGGTGCGGGCGATGTCCCACTTGCCCTTGAACTGGTCACCGGAGTAGGTGGCGATCTGCGCGGCCATCCACGCGGGGCAGGCCACGGTGGCCATGCTGCCCTTGCGCAGGGCGTTCTGCCACGGGACGCTGAACTGGGCCAGACCCTGGGTCAGCTTCTTGTCCACCGCCTCGGTGGCGAGCTTCCAGCCCGCCTTGACGCCGGCGCTCTCCTTGTAGATCGCCTTGCCGTCCTTGGAGTAGTACTGCTCCGAGTCGGAGCTCACCACGCCGTTGTACATGGCGCTGGCGGAGTCCATGAAGAAGGTGTCCTTGGGGGCCTTCTTCTTGTACTCCTCACCGAGCGCGAGGTAGTCCTCCCAGCCACCGGCGAGCTTCGCGGCGACCTCGGTGCGGTCGGTCGGCAGCCCGGCCTGCTCGAAGAGGTCACGGCGGTAACAGATCGACATGGGGCCGATGTCGGTGCCGGCACCGATGACCTTGCCGTCGTCGGTGGTCGCCTGCAGCGCCTTCCAGTTCACCCACTGGTCGGGGTCGATCACCTTGGAGAGGTCGGTGAAGGCGTCCGCCTTGGTGTCGACGAGCTCCTTCACGCGGCCGACCTCTATGCCCTGCACATCGGCCAGTCCGCTGCCCGTGTTGAGCTGCTGGAGGAACTTGGGGTAGTAGACCTTCTCGTCGGCCGTGACGTTTTCCTTGACCGTGATGTTCGGGTGGAGCTCGTGGTACTTCTCGAAGAGCCCCGCCTCCTTGTAGCCGAACTGTCCGAAGTCGGCCACGGTCAGGGTGATGTTCCCGTTCGCGTCGGCCCCTCCGGAATCCGAGTCGGAATCGCCGCAGCCGGTCAGCAGCAGGGCGGCGGCCGTGAGGCCCGTAGTAGCCATGACGGCGGTTCTGCGGCTTCGACCTGCGACGGTGCGGGTGATGCGCATTCCACTACTCCTTGTTCCAGGGTGGGACTGGCGTTCAATCTGCTCGGCATACGCACCGATGGTGCGGGGTGCCGGTGGTACGGAGAGGACATGGGCGGTGCCGTCCCCGTACGAGCGAAAAACCTCGTTCGAAATGGGAGCGCTCCCATGCGCTGATGCCGGAAGGTTGCTGCCTCAAGGGGGTGGGTGTCAAGAGTTGAAGACGCTTCCGTTGCCCGAGCGTGTCCTGCAAGTCACGGGAACGTGTCCGACCGAGGGCTTGCGTTCACTCCAACTCCCTGCATGCGGGGCGGATGGAGAACCGAATCGCCGCAGGTCAGGGCGCGTTGGACGGCGCTCAGCCCGTCGAACCCCGGGGCGGAGACGGTTGCCGGCACCATTTCACGCGCCACCTCCGAAAGGGAGCGGACAGCTCCTGTCACCCGGGGAGGCCCGCCGGAAAATGAACGGGGCGGGGCGCCGCGAGGGCGCGCAGGGGGGTCACGAGGGGTCTCCGTGTTCTTTCCCCGAACTCCACCGGGGGGCACGGAGGTTCCGCTTCCTTCCGTACCGGGCGTCGTGGGGGGCGTAGTGCGGGCTCCGTACGGGGCGCGGTGCGGGCGCAGCACGGAGGCCGTGCGGGCCGGACACTACGGGCCACTCCGCGCACCGAAGCGGGCTCGGAGGGGCCGTGTGGGGGCGCGCGCCCCGGCCGGGTGTGGGGGGGTGGGGGGTCCGGCCGGGGCGCGCGCGTCGAGGTGGTGGTGTGGTGGCCGAAGAGGCGCGGCGGGCTATCCGAAGGCGCCGAACGCCTTGGTGAAGGCCAGCGGCTCCTGAAGGATCGAGCTGCAGGTGGCGTCGGCGGCCGGCTTCGCGCCACCCGCACACTGTGCGTCCCGCGTGCCCGACCACATCGCCAGCCGGCCGATGCCCTTCTCCTGAGCGAACTCCACCAGCTGCGTGGCGTCCTCGACGGTGAAAATCTCGGTGACGACGTCGTTCACGCCGATCATCGGGGTGACCGCGACGGCCTTCCAGGCAGCCGCGTCCGAGAGGCCGAGCACGCCCTTGATCTGGGCCTGCGTGGCGGTGGCCGCCTGGGTGGCGTAATCACCCATGTCCCCGCTGTACGACGCCCCGTAGTCCATCGCCATGATATTGACGGCGCCGATCGCGACGCCGTTCTTCTTCGCGTCTGCGATCAGATCCACGCCCGGCTGGGTGAGGCCCTCGGGCATCACGGGCAGCGTGAAGGACACGTCCAGCCCCGGGTGGGACTTCTGCAGCTGGGCGATGGCCTGCGCACGGCGTGAGTTGGCGGCGGTGTCGGGCAGTGCGCCTCCCTCGATGTCGAAGTCGACCTTGGTCAGCCCGTAGGTGTCGATGACCTTGCCGTACGCCGTGGCGAGCTCGGCAACCGAGGAGCAGTGCAGCGCCAGTTCGGCACCGGCCGCGCCACCGAAGGAGACCCGTACGTCGCCGCCCCCGGCCCGCAGGGCGGTGATCTGGGCGGCCACCTTGTCGTCGGCGAGTCCCGTCACCCCGCCCCAGAGCGGGGCGCAACTGCCGCCCGACGTGATGAATGCCAGGGTGAACTCCTTGACGCCCGTCTTCGCCGCGGTGTCCAGCAGGTCGTAGGCGGGATACAGGGACGTGTCGACGTAGGGGGCGAATCCGGCCCCGCCGGCCGTGCCGCCCGGCGTCCCGGACGGTCCGGCCGTCGGCGTACTCGTCGGCCCGCCCGTCGCGGTCCGGGTGGGGGTCGGCGTGGACGCCGCTGTCGACGTGGGCGCCGGGGTTCCGGTCGGGCGTCCACTCGGTTCCGGCGCCGCGCCGCCGTCCGCAGAGCACGCCGCGTGGTTGATGAGGCAGCCTTCCGGATCGGCGGCTGCACCGGCGGAGGTGGTGACGAAGCCGACCGTCACAGACTCGCCGGGAGCGAGATCCTTGTTCCAGCTCGCGGGCTTCACGGTGACATGGCCGCCCCTGACGGTGTGCTCACCGTTCCAGAGCGAGTCGATCTCCGTACCGGCGGGCAGGTCGAATTCGAGCGTCCAGCCCGACTGGACCGTCCCGGTGTCGTTCGTGACGACGTACTGCCCGGTGTAGCCGCCGCTCCAGCCGCTGGCCCTCGTGTACGCGGCGCCGACGGCCGCCGCCTGCGCCGTGCCGGTGAGTGCGAAGACGGTGCCGCCCACGACCGCCGCGGCGACGAGGGCGCCGACCGCCTTCGTGCGGGTGCTCGCCGTGCGGCGGTGCGTGCTGGTGCCCATCGAGTTCCTGCCTCTGTCCTGCCGGGGGTGGTTGCGTCTGCACGCTAGCCGCGACGGACCGGACAAAAGTCGCCAATGGGAACCGGGTTGCCGTTCTTAGGGTTTGCTTAAGGAGGACATCGGTACCGGTTAAGACCCCACTCCTTCACCGGTCCCTCCACAGATCCGGCCCAGCCTCCGGGGCGTTACGGAAGTCCGCGTTCCGCCCTCTCACCCGGCGTGGCCCACGCCTTCCGCCGCGCCGCCCCACCCGGTGCCCCCGGCGCGCGCGCTCGGCCGGTCCGCCGTCGAGCCCTATCCAGATGCGCACCTCCGTGCCCCCGAGCACCGAGCGCCCGATCCGCAGGTCGCCGCCGGTGGATTCGGCGACCCTGCGGACGATGTCGAGGCCGAGGCCGGTCGATCCCACCCCGCCCCGCGCTCCGTTCCGTCCACTGCCACCTCGCGCCAGGGCGGATTCCGGATCGGGTATGCCCGGTCCGGCGTCCGAGACCAGCACGAGCACCGCGTCGCCGCTGTGGTGCACGTCGACGGCGAAGGCGGTTCCTTCCGGGGTGTGCCGGAAGACGTTGCCGAGCAACGCGTCGAGTGCGGCAGCCAGTTCGGGCCTGGCCACCGGGATGCGTACGGTGCGGTCCACGCCGGCCAGCCGCACCGTGCGCCCCTCGTCCTCGGCCAGCGCGGACCAGAACTCCATGCGTTCCCGGATGACCTCGGACGCGTCGCAGCCGGCGCCGGCACCCGTCTGACCGCCCTGGGTCTGGGGGCGCTGTTCCCGTGCCGTACGGATGATCGTGTCGACCTCGTGCTCCAGCTGTTCGACAGCGGCCCTGGTCTGCTCGGCGGCCGGGCCCTCACCCAGCGAGGCGGCGTTGAGGCGGAGCACGGTCAGCGGGGTGCGGAGCCGGTGCGAGAGGTCGGCGGCCAGTTCGCGTTCGTTGGCCAGCAGCTGGACCACCTGGTCGGCCATGGAGTTGAACGCGACCGCGGCGGAGCGGAGCTCGGTGGGCCCTTCTTCCGGGACCCTGGTCCCCAGCCGGCCCTCCCCCAGGTCCTGGGCCGCGCCCGCAAGCCGCTGGGCGGGCTCCACCATCCGTACGCCGAGCCTGTCGGCCACGGCCACCGAACCGACGATCAGCGCGATGCCGACGCCGGCGAGCACCAGCCAGGCCGTGCCGACGCCGTTGGAGACCTCTCCCTCGGGCACGAACACCTCGACGACCGCGATGCCTCCGGAGCCGAGCGCTGTGGGCTGGAGCAGCACGGAGCCACCGGGTACGTCGGCTATGGACGCGCGCCCCGACGTGCCGACGGTCTCCAGGTCCCCGCGAGTGGCGCGCCGCGTGCCGATCTCCAGGCGGGAGCCGCCCGGTTCGGCGGCGGGGACGTGGAGGGCGAGCCGCCCCCGGCCGCCGGGCTCGGTGGACAGGACGGCCCGGGTCAGCTCCTCACGGTCGGTGGTGATGGTGAGGGTGGGGCCGATGGTGGCGGCCTGCCGCTCGGCGTCGGAGAAGGCGCGGTCGCGGGCCATTTCCTTGATGACGAGCCCGAGCGGCACGGCGAACGCGATCACGACCATGGCGGTGACGGCCAGGCAGACCTTGACCAGGGCCCATCTCATGCGGGCTGCCCCGGGGCCGTAGGAGGTTCGAGTTTGACGCCGACTCCGCGCAGGGTGTGCAGATAGCGCGGCCGCGCGGCGGTCTCGCCCAGCTTGCGGCGCAGCCAGGAGAGGTGGACGTCGATGGTCTGGTCGTCCCCGTAGGACTGCTTCCAGACCTCCGCCAGCAGCTCACGGCGCGGGACCACGACGCCGGGGCGGCCCGCGAGAAAGGCCAGCAGGTCGAATTCACGGCGCGTCAGGTCCAGTGCCGTGCCGTCGAGTTCGGCCTGTCGGCGCAGCGGGTCGATGGAGAGCCCGCCCA includes:
- a CDS encoding cellulose binding domain-containing protein; translated protein: MGTSTHRRTASTRTKAVGALVAAAVVGGTVFALTGTAQAAAVGAAYTRASGWSGGYTGQYVVTNDTGTVQSGWTLEFDLPAGTEIDSLWNGEHTVRGGHVTVKPASWNKDLAPGESVTVGFVTTSAGAAADPEGCLINHAACSADGGAAPEPSGRPTGTPAPTSTAASTPTPTRTATGGPTSTPTAGPSGTPGGTAGGAGFAPYVDTSLYPAYDLLDTAAKTGVKEFTLAFITSGGSCAPLWGGVTGLADDKVAAQITALRAGGGDVRVSFGGAAGAELALHCSSVAELATAYGKVIDTYGLTKVDFDIEGGALPDTAANSRRAQAIAQLQKSHPGLDVSFTLPVMPEGLTQPGVDLIADAKKNGVAIGAVNIMAMDYGASYSGDMGDYATQAATATQAQIKGVLGLSDAAAWKAVAVTPMIGVNDVVTEIFTVEDATQLVEFAQEKGIGRLAMWSGTRDAQCAGGAKPAADATCSSILQEPLAFTKAFGAFG
- a CDS encoding LacI family DNA-binding transcriptional regulator, producing the protein MAAARVRSGGRPTLEEVAARAGVGRGTASRVINGSPRVSAQTREAVEAAVAELGYVPNRAARALAGNRTDAIALVVPESETRFFAEPYFSDIVRGVGAALADTEMQLLLTLAGNDRERRRLAQYLTAHRVDGVLLVSVHADDPLPDLLEQLGMPAVISGRRHAAETLPSVDSDNFEGARAAVDHFISRGRRSIATITGRLDVYGAQRRLDGYRKAVAAAGLDPDERLIAPADFSEEGGARAMRELLERRPDVDAVFAASDVMAAGARQVLRESGRRIPDDVALIGFDDSAVARHMDPPLTSVRQPIEEMGRTMARVLLQEIANRSSGDSPQERPRIVLPTELVVRDSS
- a CDS encoding carbohydrate ABC transporter permease, producing the protein MTTTSPMTAPEHRRVSKAPVRHEPARRRRFKPGAGRQHHAGPFAYFALAVVGLGSLFPLYWTLVAASRTQDEILDTTPPLIPGGNLFNNLEAAWEQANLGKAIVNTVIVSSSITLATLFFCTLAGYAFAKMRFKGRGALMTMVIATLTIPPQLSVVPLFMMMSDIGWGGQLESVIFPTLVSAFGVFFMRQYLLEALPYELIEAGRVDGANNLRIVWSIVLPVARPAMMVLGMLTFVQAWNDFFWPYLALNQQNPTLQVALGQLSASYVPDQSIVMAGALISTLPLLVVFVIFGKQIVGGIMSGAVKG
- a CDS encoding extracellular solute-binding protein, with protein sequence MRITRTVAGRSRRTAVMATTGLTAAALLLTGCGDSDSDSGGADANGNITLTVADFGQFGYKEAGLFEKYHELHPNITVKENVTADEKVYYPKFLQQLNTGSGLADVQGIEVGRVKELVDTKADAFTDLSKVIDPDQWVNWKALQATTDDGKVIGAGTDIGPMSICYRRDLFEQAGLPTDRTEVAAKLAGGWEDYLALGEEYKKKAPKDTFFMDSASAMYNGVVSSDSEQYYSKDGKAIYKESAGVKAGWKLATEAVDKKLTQGLAQFSVPWQNALRKGSMATVACPAWMAAQIATYSGDQFKGKWDIARTPGETAANWGGSFLSVPAKGKHVKEAGELVKWLTAPEQQAAVFKAAGLFPSNKGAYELPDVKTAKLEYFNNAPIGEIYAEEAQVIPAAVLGPKDGIIKDTIGTQINNMEQRGTSPEDAWDAATEAIDKVIG
- a CDS encoding carbohydrate ABC transporter permease, with amino-acid sequence MATTTPTRGVHGSRPGRRAPKPMTPGRQAWRSRLWRFDDKASPYAYIAPFFLVFGAFGLYPLIYTGWIALHRVEMTGLDQMEWVGWENFSNILQDDEFWTAVTNTFVIGVISTVPQLMMALGLAHLLNYKLRASTFWRTVILTPYATSVASAALVFALVFRADGGLLNWVLGFFGAGETNWANGHWTSNIAIAIIVIWRWTGYNTLIYLAAMQAVPSDLYEAASLDGASRWQQFRNVTIPALRPTILFTIVISTIGSMQLFGEPLLLEGGQIGAQGGSEHQYETLSIYLYNYGWNLGHLGPAAAVAWAMLVLLLLIAAINWLVGRFMRKTAA
- a CDS encoding GH1 family beta-glucosidase, giving the protein MTAVRPDTTPKQAPEAQFPTGFIWGAATASYQVEGAAAEDGRTPSIWDTFSRTPGKVRNGDTGDIAADHYHRYRDDVALMKQLGLKAYRFSVSWSRVQPTGRGPAVERGLDFYRKLVDELLDAGIMPVATLYHWDLPQELEDAGGWPERVTADRFADYAAIVSGALGDRVGMWTTLNEPWCSAYLGYGSGVHAPGRTEPAAALQAAHHLNLAHGRAIEVLRAQLPAAAQTSVTLNLHQVRPLTGSEADADAARRIDAVGNRVFTGPMLRGEYPEDLIADTSHLVDWSKLVKDGDLATISRPVDALGINYYTPTLVSNPVEGASYARSDAHGASQHSPWPGSEHVAFHLPEGKERTAMDWAIDPNGLYNLIMDVTRDHPGLPLMVTENGAAFDDYVSPEGKVEDPERVAYLHGHLDAVRRAVADGADVRGYFLWSLMDNFEWAYGYSKRFGAVYVDYASQRRIPKASAHWYSDVIRRHALPPVGAV
- a CDS encoding TerD family protein; protein product: MQKMIRGANVGLAALSDDVGSVTMSLGWSSPAGEGDADVSLWLLGGNGKVRSDADFCFHNNPVVGNGSVQLLGKAPTADGYEDRISCDLDAVPPEVEQIVVAASRYGGARFGDLNDLYLTLTDGSGTGLVRFSVEEAGDVGAFIFGELYRRADEWKFRAVGQGYASGLAGLEADFGVDGDDDAGEEGVADRGPDGDATSHTGPPAAPPAAVPSPRAPEPGSPAPASSGEASSQEEPAGRPVTEAPIDAAADAADAEGADGDGDIDRKAVERERAELREFIKGLSPDDIKSGGWFTQLSAQALSSYTEKVDWKYFQERYEGVPADGIVGLRIKMAARYAALEGGLSAGAYTAAVAATLGSLGGASAATVPAAVASMMVDVAFVTRLQLRLAYDIAVLYRVPLDLSDPEDMWKLIRVAFTIKSGEAVQKSVVKAVPAMVRPVIKRFYSGGVLTAAKGLPVVGKYLLQRNVIKIGIPLVGVPLAVVLNRYTTLLAGRHAQAVFRNEARVIELAEGLSRGSRHPQLMLWIAWLVVMADEKIADDETLLMRHLVRAVREEHQVVDEQLAGLIDIDPAEVWRRLDAEPGDLSDLLDVAHRVAAVDGDVNAREKAVISELRDRCSRV